The window AGCAGGGTGTCCACCAGCTGGATGTCCGTCGTCAGGCGCGACAGCACCTCGCCCGTTCGCATATGGGCGAAGAAGACCGGGTCCAGCGTCAGGATGCGCTTGAACAGCGCCGTGCGCAGGTCGGCGATGACCCGCTCGCCCGTCTTGGTCACGTAGAAATAGCGGAAGGCCGTCGCCAGCCCCAGAATCAGGGCGTTGCCGCCCAGAATCAGGAACCAGGTGTTGATGTCCCGGCCGCCGTTCTCGAAACCGTTGTCGATGGCTCCACGCGCCGTCGCCGTCAGCGCCAGCGAGGCCACGGTCGAACCGATCAGCCACAGGCCTGCGATCGCCGCGTCCAGCCGATGCCGCATCATGAAGGGCAGCAACTGGGCCAGGGGCCTGATGTTACGGGTCTTGGCGCGCTTGCCGCCCGCCTCTTCCATCTGCTCGGCCAGCAGGGCCCCGGCGCCGGGGCGCCCCCGGGCTGCGGCGTCTTGCGGGACGGAAGGCGAGGAAACTTGGGTCATGCCCGCGCTCTTGCCCCGGAACGCCCCCCGGTGTAAACGCCGCCGCTCATTCCCGCCGTTTAGCCTCGGCGGGTTTCTCTATTTACGCGCACTGACGGTCGGCATCGTCGAAGCGCAGAGACGGATCAGATCTATGAAAGCGGACACGCACCCCGACTACCACTTCATCACGGTTGTGAAGCCGGATGGCAGCACCTTCCAGACCCGTTCGACCTACGGCAAGGAAGGCGCCTCGCTGGCCCTCGACATCGATCC of the Brevundimonas pondensis genome contains:
- the rpmE gene encoding 50S ribosomal protein L31, translated to MKADTHPDYHFITVVKPDGSTFQTRSTYGKEGASLALDIDPSTHPAWTGGNAQMLDRGGRVSRFNNKFGGFIKK